In the genome of Arachis stenosperma cultivar V10309 chromosome 2, arast.V10309.gnm1.PFL2, whole genome shotgun sequence, the window CTATTGAACATGCTGATAATCCTATACCTATGGACATATCTGCAATCCCAATTGATGAGCTtgttgatttcaggggtttaGGGAAAGTAGAAAAAGCGTTTGTTCCTCTTCTAGACGAAGTATATGCAAAGCATCCCTCAGTTATTGGATGCCAGAAGAAGAGAAGTAGAAGGTTTAGCGAATGGGCATTCACAGCTTTGGGAAGAGTTCTGCATTTCCTCAAGACTAAAAAGGTGAGAGATATGGATGAAGAGGCTTGTAGCCATCTTCAAATCTTATGGGAGGAACTCGAGACGTTTAGATTCAATTTAACTTGGCTGGAGCCACATGTTCAATCTGCCTTAGGTATGAAAAATTACATGGAAAGATCCGCTAAGGTGAAAAGTGTGAAGGAGAATGTGGCTGCTCTGGAGATGGAAATGAAGAAGCTTAAGGCAATGGTTGCTTCCGTAGAAGTTGATCTTGAAATGGCAAGAAGAGAattggtgaaagttgaagaAGGCTTTGAAGAGATAGATTTGGATGGTGAACTAGGATATGGACCATAGACTCacttattttgttaaaatttcaCTTAATCTATGCAGAGATTATAAGGAACAAGTGAATCCTTGTGCAATAACATAATTTCTTGCACCATAAACAGTCCTAACTAGTTTTGGTTGAGTTGCACGGAAGATTACCAATTAACTCACACAATTGCTGAAATTCTGTGAAATGTGACACTTATTTCTGCTGAAGCTAATATTATTAATCTCCTCTTTTAGAGAGGTTATTATATTTATGAAAAATCTAAGAGTTTGTGTACTGTATCACACAAATTATACAAAcaaaaggtaaaaaaaaatagaaactcAAATCAAACATGTCTTATTTCTTAAGAATCTATtagttttatgaatttgattaGGATACTTGTCCTATCGTAGCTGAAGTTTGTCATCGACATCTTAATGATAATCACGTAATGTCTTTGGTTACAAAatataacaacaacaaaaacaacTTAGTGGATTTCAAGGGTTTATGCGAAGTACGAAAAGATTTTGTTCAACTATTGGAGGAAGCGTGTTCTAAACATCCTGAACTTGTTAGAGGAGTGAAAAAGAGAAATTGGAGTGAAAATTTGACTGAAAGATTATTTATGATTTTGGGAAGAGTTCTACATTTTTTAAAGAGTTATAAAGATGTAAAAGACATGAATGATGATACTTATGATGAAGAGATTCAGGATTTTCTGGGAGCAACTTAAATCTTTTGGATTTGATGATCTGATTTGATTGGAAAATgatgttaaaaaatatatggCGGAAAAAATGAGGAAAAATGTGGATATTGAAGGAGAAAAAGGAGAATTTTTGAAAGTGGAATTAAGGCTTTGCCATTTAGTATATATAAATATCCTCTTATTGCTTATTACTACTATAATATTTCTCAATCGACTGGCTTAATTTAAGTGTGATTAAATTGTGATGG includes:
- the LOC130963587 gene encoding MATH domain and coiled-coil domain-containing protein At3g58370-like — protein: MENQESIGETLETFKWTIKDLSKLNTKKIYSQEFFIGGHPWRILMFPKGNKVVYLSMYLDAGDAATLPNGWTRFSKFQLVLINQVNSKMTEVRETQHTFNARESDWGFISFIPLADFYDHSKGFIVDDTCIIEAKISVSHPELEKKVDKAAPPISVQVPAKPIEHADNPIPMDISAIPIDELVDFRGLGKVEKAFVPLLDEVYAKHPSVIGCQKKRSRRFSEWAFTALGRVLHFLKTKKVRDMDEEACSHLQILWEELETFRFNLTWLEPHVQSALGMKNYMERSAKVKSVKENVAALEMEMKKLKAMVASVEVDLEMARRELVKVEEGFEEIDLDGELGYGP